In the genome of Candidatus Ornithobacterium hominis, the window TGCTGCGTCTTCTTGAAACTTCTGATGTTTGTATTGTAATTTCATACGCTCTTTACTTTTTTATTAAATGACATGGATACGCTTATAGACCTCATCTTGGTTCCAACCGCAAAGTTGCTTGAACTGTTCGTAGATGTTGAGTTTATCGGCATCGGTAGCAAAACAAGACTCTCGGAAGATGACGCGCAGTGGCTTCATTTTGGCAATATGGCTTATGGCTTTGATATTTATTTCCTTGTCGAAGCAAGCTACGAGAGCTCCTTCATTCACGATATGTAGATTTTTACCTGCTACTTCTTCCTTTCGAAGTGGATAACTAAGTTCTACGCCCCAATCTACCATACAACCGAAGAGCAGGTCCAGTTCTGTGCGGTCGTATTTTACACTATCTACTTGAGTGAAAAGGTTTTCTTGCTTTAATCCTACAGGTTCAAAATATACCTCCTCCATATTGGAGGAGTCCACGCGAAGTACCCTAAATCCAGTATCTATCTTCTTATCCTTGTTTTTAGGGTCTTCCTTTATTTGCTTGCCAGCTCTACGAATACGCTCCTTGCCAATCTCACAAATAGTATCATAACCTGCATTACGGGCTTCGCTTCCCTCGGGAGTAGCCTCAGGCAGTTGCACCATAATGTACTTGCGCTTACCACCATCTTGAGCATTCAATTGCATCACCGCATGGGCTGTAGTAGCCGAACCAGAAAAGAAGTCGAGGATGAGGGAGTCGGGGGAAGTTCCTAAACTCAATAAAAACTTTATTAAATTAACAGGCTTTGGATAATCAAAAACTTTATCAGCAAAAATTTGTTTTAAATCATTAGTACCTTGTGTATTAATATAATCTAACAATACAGACTCTGGATATTTTTCAATATATTCAGCCTCTCGTTCTTTTGCATATACCCTACCATTTTCAAAATGGACAACATTAGCATTAAATTTTTCAATAAAAGTACCATCTCCCCAACGCCATCTCCCCAACGCCATATCCCCACTACCACGAGGCTGAGGACGATAACAAACATAACCTTTATTTAACAACTCTTCATTTTGTGATTCATATACAGGACTATTATTTAAATTATAATCAAATAATAATTTTACATCATTTACTTTTTCATTATAATATATAGAATATCCCATACTTGGTCTTTCAGGCAAAGTATCCCCTCCTCCTCCTTGCTTTTCTAAAATTCTAAGACTATAATTACCTTCTTCATCTTTACGACTAAATTTTTTAGCGTTTTTAACTAAAAAAGGATTAAATTCAAAAGACCCTTTTCCATAAATCAAAATATAATCAGCCGATGTAATAACTTTATTTTTTCCAGTATCATTTTTTGAACCGCTACTTTGTTTTCTGGTTATCTGCCCCACAAAATTCCCTGCCCCAAACACCTCATCACAAATCTTTCTTAAGTGATGCACCTCATTATCATCAATAGAAATAAAGATAACACCATCATTTGAAAGAAGTGTTCGTGCTACCAACAAACGGCTATAAATCATAGAGCACCAGTCAGAGTGATAGCGAGGACTAGAATCAGGGTTTTGTCGTAGTCTATTACCGTCCTCATCAAGGTTGCCCATAGCCTCATCCATTTCTTCCCTACTCATAGCAAAGTCGTCTTCATAAACAAAGTCCTTGCCTGTGTTGTAAGGAGGGTCTATGTATATCATTTTCACCTTACCGAGGTAGGCGCGTTGTAAAAGTTTTAGTACTTCTAGGTTATCACCCTCTATATAAAGGTTTTCAGTATTATCCCAATCTAAACTATCTTCTACCACGGATCGTAGGGTTTGTCGAGTAGGTTCAGTTGCAACTCGTTTTGCTGTCTGTTTTCCAACCCACTGAAAACCAAAGCTTTCTTCATCGCTATCAGCAATGGCATCGCCTAGTAGCTCACGCAGTACATCAAAATTCACTTTATGTTTTAGCTCTCCATTTGCCTCACGCACCTCCGTGAATGCTGAGGGTATTATTTGTTTTAACGCATCAATCGTAAAATCACTATGCGATGCTGAGGTTAAGGTTTGTTTTTTTATTTTCATGTTGGTTTATTCTTTCGTTTCTAAGTACTTTTTTCTTTGATTAATCTGGCTGCGTAGCTGCATCTGCTTGCCTAATGATTTTTCTTTATCTATTCTTCGCTCCAGTTGTTCAATTTCCTTGAGTATCCGTTCTTTTTCTTGTTTGTTTTGAATCCGCTCATCTAACGTTTGCTCTGTATTGAGAGAAATGTCGCCGATAGTAACAACTAAATGTTCCCATAGTGCATCGAAATTAAGTCCACTGAGGGGGATACGGAGTTCGTCCTTCACATTCCAGTCACTGGTATGTAGCCCTTCGTGAATGATAGCAAGCTGAGCCTGCTCCTCAAAAGATAGTACAAAAAGTATATGCTGGGGAATAAGCCGAGCGAGAAGTGTGATACTATCTTTGTGATAATTATTTGTTTTCAGGCTTATTGCCATCACAAAGATTTCTTTTACACTCTGTCCTTTTGCTATAGCAGGAAGTGTACTCTGAGATAAGCATGCAATGATATCAATACGGGAAATATCAGCATCTATACGCTGCCGCTGAGCCGTGGTGAGGGAAGGGAACTTATTAAAAATTACCGTCTTCGCTATCTGCTTCTTTAGTAGAGTGTTTTGGGGTAATGCATACATAGGTTTTTGGACAAGTTTTGGACATTTATAACTTATTGTATATTAACAATTTACAATTGTTCTTACTTGTAAAATCACTCATTTTTGCTTTCCTTTTTGGACAAATCTTGGACATTTTGTTTTTGTTGTTGCATTGCCTTGAGACCTATACCAACTGCCTCTATCACTATTTTCTGTTTCTCAAAATACTGAGGGCTAATTACATAGTAAGTTCCAGAGCCTTTCCCAAGTCTTAGTAAATCATTAGTCTTTACTAATTGCTCAATCATAGCCTTTACCTGACGTCTGGTCATATGATTCTGAAGTATCGTTTCAAAATCTTTCATTTTAGCTTGATTAAAGGTAGCAAAGTGTGAAAGTATTACAGGCCATGCTTGATCTACTGTCCAGTTTGTTTGTCGAGTGTATTCTCCTTCTTTACCAGCAAACTCGTAATAGCTCTTGGATAGTACATAATATATGCCATTTGTTTTTCCTCTTTTCTCTATCATTCCTCTTTTTAGTAAAGACTCTATCAACAAGGGCTCTACATTAGCACGTTTATTTTCTTTGATCTGATTCAAAGCCAAGATTTCAAAAACTGATAGTTGTTCTTCTTCAGGCAACTCTCTTTGTTCAGACTCAATGAACTGAGCAAAAGCCACATCTTTGACAACAGATGATAGATGTAGCTCAACCCTAAATTCATCGCTATGAGAATAATCAGGTTTTTCCTTACCCTCTGAAAGCATATTTCTGAATATTTTATCAACGCCTTGTCCTGATCGCTCGACAACTCCCGTTTTAGATAGGACATCTGCTAAGAGTCTATTTCGTGGAGTGCTTTGTACACGTAGTAAGTTTTCTTGAGTTACTCCCAAGGGTAAGCCACCCATATTCTTTACAACCAGCTTGTCTTGATATTGTAATATAAATGTCTCACTTGTACGCCTATAATCACGATGAGCTACAGCGTTATTGATTGCCTCACGGATCACTTCTTCATTAAAAAATGGGATATTAAAGATATATGAGCCCTCATTGACATCAATTTTATCATTTCTGAGGTTAATATCATGCCAAAGCTGATCTATCATTATATAGAAAGGTTTCAGATACTCTATTCGATTATTATAAGGAATAAGGTTTTCTGTTTTTCTATACTCCAGCACAATGCGACTTTGAGGAAGAAAACGTTCTAAAGATTCTTCTTTACCACATAATATTAAGGCTGCATAACTTATCTTACCATTAAGCACTAGATGTAGATCACTTAACACTTGTTCATTAGGCAGAGAAATAAAGGAGGTATTTTTCTGTTTTGTAGCATATTTTCTCTTTAGTATATCTATAGCCTCCTCTGATAGATCTTCTAGAGTTGCTTCTTTGCAGATCTCAGCAGAAAAATCAGACTCTTGTTCCAACCAAATACTTCGAAGCATCTCGTCAGACATAGGGCGTAGTTCTTCACCAACCCTCATTAGAGCGACATCTTCGAACTTAAACACTTTACCTATAGGTCGGGCAGGAACATCTATGACTAAAACACGTCCTTTCTTCTCTACTTCATCCTCATATAACTCATAAACATCTGGTCGAATTCCTATATCTTTATAGATTTTACTTTCTAATTCTCCTATAGCATCTATACTTTGATTCGTACCAACTACTTTATGAGGATATTTGTCCTCCATACCAAGCACAAGTGTACCTCCGCCTTCGTTACAAAAAGCAACGACATAACCAAGAATACATCTTCTTTTTTCAGAAGTTTTAGTTTTATCACCACCGTTATAGGATACATTCCCATGTTCAGCTTTTTTGAATTCCACTTTATCTTCAGATTCTCTAGAATTCTTTAGTCCTGCAATAGTCCATCTATTTTTCATATATAGCACCTAATCTATTTATCTTACAACGAAAAAACAAATGAGTTCAAAATCGTCCAATCCCTTAATCTCTTGGGTAAATAAATCACCTGAAGCCCCCTCTAAGAAGCTCAACACATCACTCTGTTCCTTGACTGTAATAATACTCCGAACAGCATCACCCAGAAGCTGTGAATATGTCTCCATATAGCGTCCATCCTTTGTTTCTTTATTGAAATCTTT includes:
- a CDS encoding site-specific DNA-methyltransferase encodes the protein MKIKKQTLTSASHSDFTIDALKQIIPSAFTEVREANGELKHKVNFDVLRELLGDAIADSDEESFGFQWVGKQTAKRVATEPTRQTLRSVVEDSLDWDNTENLYIEGDNLEVLKLLQRAYLGKVKMIYIDPPYNTGKDFVYEDDFAMSREEMDEAMGNLDEDGNRLRQNPDSSPRYHSDWCSMIYSRLLVARTLLSNDGVIFISIDDNEVHHLRKICDEVFGAGNFVGQITRKQSSGSKNDTGKNKVITSADYILIYGKGSFEFNPFLVKNAKKFSRKDEEGNYSLRILEKQGGGGDTLPERPSMGYSIYYNEKVNDVKLLFDYNLNNSPVYESQNEELLNKGYVCYRPQPRGSGDMALGRWRWGDGTFIEKFNANVVHFENGRVYAKEREAEYIEKYPESVLLDYINTQGTNDLKQIFADKVFDYPKPVNLIKFLLSLGTSPDSLILDFFSGSATTAHAVMQLNAQDGGKRKYIMVQLPEATPEGSEARNAGYDTICEIGKERIRRAGKQIKEDPKNKDKKIDTGFRVLRVDSSNMEEVYFEPVGLKQENLFTQVDSVKYDRTELDLLFGCMVDWGVELSYPLRKEEVAGKNLHIVNEGALVACFDKEINIKAISHIAKMKPLRVIFRESCFATDADKLNIYEQFKQLCGWNQDEVYKRIHVI
- a CDS encoding DUF4391 domain-containing protein; protein product: MYALPQNTLLKKQIAKTVIFNKFPSLTTAQRQRIDADISRIDIIACLSQSTLPAIAKGQSVKEIFVMAISLKTNNYHKDSITLLARLIPQHILFVLSFEEQAQLAIIHEGLHTSDWNVKDELRIPLSGLNFDALWEHLVVTIGDISLNTEQTLDERIQNKQEKERILKEIEQLERRIDKEKSLGKQMQLRSQINQRKKYLETKE
- a CDS encoding ATP-binding protein, with product MKNRWTIAGLKNSRESEDKVEFKKAEHGNVSYNGGDKTKTSEKRRCILGYVVAFCNEGGGTLVLGMEDKYPHKVVGTNQSIDAIGELESKIYKDIGIRPDVYELYEDEVEKKGRVLVIDVPARPIGKVFKFEDVALMRVGEELRPMSDEMLRSIWLEQESDFSAEICKEATLEDLSEEAIDILKRKYATKQKNTSFISLPNEQVLSDLHLVLNGKISYAALILCGKEESLERFLPQSRIVLEYRKTENLIPYNNRIEYLKPFYIMIDQLWHDINLRNDKIDVNEGSYIFNIPFFNEEVIREAINNAVAHRDYRRTSETFILQYQDKLVVKNMGGLPLGVTQENLLRVQSTPRNRLLADVLSKTGVVERSGQGVDKIFRNMLSEGKEKPDYSHSDEFRVELHLSSVVKDVAFAQFIESEQRELPEEEQLSVFEILALNQIKENKRANVEPLLIESLLKRGMIEKRGKTNGIYYVLSKSYYEFAGKEGEYTRQTNWTVDQAWPVILSHFATFNQAKMKDFETILQNHMTRRQVKAMIEQLVKTNDLLRLGKGSGTYYVISPQYFEKQKIVIEAVGIGLKAMQQQKQNVQDLSKKESKNE